In Criblamydia sequanensis CRIB-18, the DNA window AATATATTCATGTTTAATTTTTATAAAAGGAATAATTTATGAATACTGATGGAAACCTTACGGCATTCCCTAATACCCCTTCCTTTCACCCTCGGTTTTTAGAAAGAAAGGAGACAGATATTCATGCTATTCCTTATGAAGTAATGCTGCAAATTTTTGAAAAACTTGATCTTAAATCCATTTTTAGAGCCGCCCCTACTTGCAAACTATGGACAACCCTAAGTAAAGACATTTCATTATTAAGACATTTATTTCATAAATATTTGCCCGACACGGCTAAGGCTTCTCCTAAAACTAATCTTGATGAAAATTTCTTCCTCCAACACTTAATTGGTGACGCACGTATAAGATCAAAATCCTTTGAAATCAAACCAATTCTCACGGAAATCAAGACAGATGGCTTTATATCTTGCCTTAAGCTTATAAATGGAAAACTCTTTGTCGGAACAACTTCCTCAATTGATATTTGGGATACTAAGACAGAGCATAAAGTTAAAAGCTTTAAAGGAGATTTTTCTATGATATCGGCTATAGAGGTAGCGGATGGAAAACTCTTTAGCCCCTTTTCAGATAAAACCATTCATATAAAAGATATTGAGAGCGGGGAAACCCTAAAGGTACTAGCAGGTCATACCAATTTGATCACCAAAATTTATGTTTCTAACGGAAAAATCATCAGTAAGGGTCTTTGCGAGAACCTTAGAATTTGGGATGCGTTAACGGGTGATCTGATTAGAGTCATTGATTCTAAAATTTCAGATTTTTGGAGTGATGACGGAAAAATCTTTGCCCTATACTACGCTTCAGATGAGGGGATCATTCATCTATGGAATATTGAAACAGGTGAGCTTAAAAGCTTCGAGGGTCATAGGGATTTAACCTTTTTGACGGCAGCTAACGGAAAACTCTTTAGCGCTTTAGAAGACATGTCGATTTGTATCTGGGATGCTGAATCCGGAAAACAACTAAGAACTTTTAAAGAGCATACTGATCGGATTATCAATCTTGAGATCGTAGACAATAAACTAATAAGCTACGCATACGACTGCAAGATTTGTATTTGGGATATCGAGACAGGGACCCTGCTTAGAAAACTCGACACATCGAACTTATCTGAAGATAAAAAACCCTTAGGAATCTCTTCTGTCCAAATAGAAGGCGGAAAAATTTTTGCAGCGGCTCATAATAAAACCATTCAAATTTGGAATTTTAACCAAAACGCAAAAAATCCAATTAAATAGCTCTAATTCTTTCCTGTTTAAATCTCTCTTGCAGGGTCTTTAGTTTGGAGGGAGTGGACCTCTCGAAGGAAGACTCCATTTTTGATCGGCTATTGCCTCCTTTAATTAACAAAACGATATAAAATTAGTTAATTCTAAGATATATTATCCCCTTGTTTTTTTTAAGGAATAGTTATGAATAGAGTTGGCTCAAAGCCCTCAATTATTGAGGGTCTTAATGAAAGTGAAGAAACAACAGGTCCCGGCATTCATTCTTTGCCTGCTGAATTGATAATAGAGATTTTTTCAAACCTAGACTTCAAATCCCTTAACATGGCAGCTCTCACTTGTAAACTTTTAAAAGACCTATGCAAAGATAGTGCCCTAATAAAAAATCTATTTTTTAAATCGCTTCCTGAAACAGCTAAAACTCTTTACAGAACCACTATTGACGATACTTTCTTATGGCAAAGCTTGATGGCCGATGCCCATATGAGATCAACTTCCGGGAAAATTGAACCTACTCTTACAAAAATTAAACCTACCAGTACGAGATGTCTTAAATTAATAAACGGAAAAATCTTTGCCGCGGCAATAACCGGAGCCATTGAAGTTTTTGATGGTACGACAGGAAAAGAGATTAAAAGACTCGAAGGACATACCCTCGAGCCAAGAGATTTTAAAATGTTTGATGGAAAACTCATTAGCGCCTCTTCGGACAACACCATTCGCATATGGGACTTAGAAAAAGGAGAGACAGTTAGGGTATTAGGGGGTCATGCAGGTTCTGTCATAAAACTTGAGGTCTATAAGGGAACACTTATTAGCACCTCTTATGACAAGACCCTAAGGCTTTGGGATATTAACTCAGGGAAAGAGCTGAAAGTCTTAGCACCCCCAAACTATCTTCATGGCTTTTGTCTTTCTGACGGAAAAATCTTTAGTGTCGCAGGAGATTACTTTTATATTTGGGATGCAGCTAACGGAAATGAGATTAAAGTTATAGAATACCCTCATCCCGTAAAAAATTTTATAGCGGCAAACCGAAAACTTTTCATCGCTTCAAAAAAAGGAGTTATTCATGTGTTGGATATTGAAACAAATGAGCTTAAAAAGCTTGAAGGTCATACAAAATTCGTAACCACTATGGTTGAATCTAACGGAAAACTCTTTAGCGGTTCAGAGGATCGCACAATACGAATATGGGACGTCGATTCAGGAAGAGAACTTTGGACTCTGAGAGGGCATAGCGATCAAATCACGCATATTAAGGTTTTAGACAAAAACCTAATCAGCTACTCTCTGCCTCTAATCCCTCGACGCTTTGATGATCAAACCATTCGGCTTTGGGACATTGACACAGGAAGGGAACTTAGAAAATTTGATACATCGAATGACTTTAATCCTGTGCTGTCTTTATGCAGTCTCCAGCTGTCTGTTGGTAAAATCATCGCTTGGTCTAGCAAAACTATTTTGATTTTCGATTTTAGTCAAAAACCTCAAAACCCCATAATATAATCCACTTGAAACCTAGGAACAACCGTTATGGATCATAGAGTTGACTTAAAGCGCTCAATTATTGTGAGTCTTAATGAAAGTGAAGAAACAACAGATCCAGGCATTCATTCCTTACCCGCTGAATTAATGATAGAAATTTTTTCAAACCTAGACTTCAAATCTCTTAACATGGCAGCTCTCGCTTGCAAACACTGGAATGCCCTAAGCAAGGATAGCGCCTTATTAAGAACTGTATTTTTTAAATCATTTCCTGAATCCTCTAAAACCCTTTCCCGAAGCAAT includes these proteins:
- a CDS encoding F-box/WD repeat-containing protein; this translates as MNTDGNLTAFPNTPSFHPRFLERKETDIHAIPYEVMLQIFEKLDLKSIFRAAPTCKLWTTLSKDISLLRHLFHKYLPDTAKASPKTNLDENFFLQHLIGDARIRSKSFEIKPILTEIKTDGFISCLKLINGKLFVGTTSSIDIWDTKTEHKVKSFKGDFSMISAIEVADGKLFSPFSDKTIHIKDIESGETLKVLAGHTNLITKIYVSNGKIISKGLCENLRIWDALTGDLIRVIDSKISDFWSDDGKIFALYYASDEGIIHLWNIETGELKSFEGHRDLTFLTAANGKLFSALEDMSICIWDAESGKQLRTFKEHTDRIINLEIVDNKLISYAYDCKICIWDIETGTLLRKLDTSNLSEDKKPLGISSVQIEGGKIFAAAHNKTIQIWNFNQNAKNPIK
- a CDS encoding F-box/WD repeat-containing protein, with translation MNRVGSKPSIIEGLNESEETTGPGIHSLPAELIIEIFSNLDFKSLNMAALTCKLLKDLCKDSALIKNLFFKSLPETAKTLYRTTIDDTFLWQSLMADAHMRSTSGKIEPTLTKIKPTSTRCLKLINGKIFAAAITGAIEVFDGTTGKEIKRLEGHTLEPRDFKMFDGKLISASSDNTIRIWDLEKGETVRVLGGHAGSVIKLEVYKGTLISTSYDKTLRLWDINSGKELKVLAPPNYLHGFCLSDGKIFSVAGDYFYIWDAANGNEIKVIEYPHPVKNFIAANRKLFIASKKGVIHVLDIETNELKKLEGHTKFVTTMVESNGKLFSGSEDRTIRIWDVDSGRELWTLRGHSDQITHIKVLDKNLISYSLPLIPRRFDDQTIRLWDIDTGRELRKFDTSNDFNPVLSLCSLQLSVGKIIAWSSKTILIFDFSQKPQNPII